A portion of the Bufo gargarizans isolate SCDJY-AF-19 chromosome 7, ASM1485885v1, whole genome shotgun sequence genome contains these proteins:
- the PRKCD gene encoding protein kinase C delta type isoform X1, whose product MAPFLRIAFNSFELGPMPAQSEQYQPFCAVKVKESLTTERGKTLVQKKPTMYPDWKSSFDAHIFEGRVIQIVLMKAAEDPLSEATVGVSVLAERCKKGNGKSEFWLDLQPQAKVLMSVQFFLEDADCKQSVREDEGLVTINRRRGAIKQAKIHYIKNHEFIATFFGQPTFCSVCKEFVWGLNKQGYKCRQCNAAIHKKCIDKIIGRCTGTATNSRDTMFQRERFNIDMPHRFKVYNYKSPTFCDHCGSMLWGLVKQGLKCDECGMNSHHKCQNKVANLCGINQKLLAEALTQVSIKSNRKSDSGLDNIAIYQGVVPKTPAAAGMDATADNQYDRLWEGMSPQPNVRVSSLRNRINVNKFHFHKVLGKGSFGKVLLAELKGTNEYFAVKALKKDVVLIDDDVECTMVEKRVLALAWENPFLTHIYCSFQSKEHLFFVMEFLNGGDLMFHIQDKGRFDLFRSTFYGAEIICGLQFLHSKGIIYRDLKLDNVMLDKDGHIKIADFGMCKENVFGENKASTFCGTPDYIAPEILQGHKYTFSVDWWSFGVLLYEMLIGQSPFHGDDEDELFESIRVDTPHYPRWITKESKDILEKLFVREPTKRLGVIGNIKLHPFFKTINWTALEKKEVEPPFKPKVKSPSDHSNFDREFLGEKPRLSYSDKNLIDSMDQTAFHGFSFINPKMDRLLEK is encoded by the exons AAAGAGGAAAGACACTCGTCCAGAAGAAGCCGACGATGTATCCAGACTGGAAGTCTTCGTTCGATGCTCATATCTTCGAGGGTCGGGTAATTCAGATAGTGCTGATGAAAGCGGCTGAAGACCCCCTTTCTGAAGCCACAGTTGGGGTCTCTGTGCTTGCAGAGCGCTGCAAGAAAGGAAATGGCAAATCAGAGTTTTGG TTGGATCTGCAGCCCCAGGCCAAAGTGCTCATGTCTGTGCAGTTCTTCCTCGAGGACGCCG ATTGCAAACAGTCCGTGCGTGAAGATGAAGGTCTCGTAACTATCAACAGGAGGAGAGGAGCCATCAAACAGGCCAAAATACACTACATCAAGAACCATGAATTCATTGCCACATTTTTTGGCCAACCaaccttctgctctgtctgtaagGAGTTTGTGTG GGGCTTGAACAAACAAGGATACAAATGCAGGC AGTGTAATGCTGCCATCCATAAAAAATGCATTGACAAGATCATAGGCAGGTGTACGGGCACAGCCACCAACAGCCGGGACACCATG TTTCAAAGGGAAAGGTTTAACATCGACATGCCTCACCGGTTCAAAGTTTACAATTATAAGAGCCCTACTTTCTGCGATCACTGCGGCAGCATGCTGTGGGGATTGGTCAAGCAAGGGTTAAAATGTGATG AGTGCGGTATGAACTCTCATCACAAGTGTCAAAATAAAGTGGCTAATCTGTGTGGCATCAACCAGAAACTCCTAGCAGAAGCTTTGACCCAAGTCAGCATA AAATCCAACAGGAAATCCGATTCTGGCTTGGACAACATTGCCATATACCAGGGTGTAGTTCCAAAAACTCCAGCTGCTGCAGGAATGGATGCAACAG CAGACAACCAGTATGACAGACTCTGGGAGGGAATGAGTCCTCAGCCGAATGTCAGGGTCTCCAGCCTCAGAAACCGCATCAACGTGAATAAATTCCATTTCCACAAGGTTCTTGGGAAAGGCAGCTTTGGGAAG GTATTGTTAGCCGAGCTCAAAGGCACAAACGAGTACTTCGCAGTAAAGGCCCTGAAGAAGGACGTCGTTCTGATTGATGATGACGTGGAGTGTACCATGGTGGAGAAACGAGTGCTCGCTTTGGCCTGGGAAAATCCCTTTCTCACACACATTTACTGCAGCTTCCAGAGCAAG gAACATCTTTTCTTTGTCATGGAGTTTCTGAATGGAGGCGATCTGATGTTTCACATACAAGACAAGGGTCGATTTGATCTTTTCAGGTCTAC GTTCTATGGAGCCGAAATAATATGTGGATTACAGTTCCTTCACTCCAAGGGCATTATTTATAG GGATCTGAAGTtggacaatgtcatgctggacaaGGATGGTCACATCAAGATTGCAGACTTTGGAATGTGCAAGGAAAATGTGTTTGGGGAAAATAAAGCCAGCACGTTCTGTGGGACTCCAGATTATATTGCCCCAGAG ATACTCCAGGGCCATAAGTACACATTTTCTGTAGACTGGTGGTCTTTTGGAGTTCTGCTGTATGAGATGTTGATAGGACAATCCCCCTTCCACGGTGATGATGAGGATGAACTGTTTGAGTCAATTCGAGTGGACACTCCCCACTATCCACGCTGGATTACAAAAGAATCAAAAGACATCCTAGAGAAG CTGTTTGTGAGAGAGCCCACAAAAAGACTTGGTGTGATTGGGAACATCAAGCTGCACCCGTTCTTCAAGACCATCAACTGGACTGCTCTGGAGAAGAAAGAAGTGGAGCCTCCTTTTAAACCTAAAGTG AAATCTCCCAGTGACCACAGCAACTTTGACCGGGAATTCCTTGGCGAGAAGCCACGTCTGTCCTACAGCGATAAAAACCTCATTGATTCAATGGACCAAACAGCTTTCCATGGGTTCTCTTTCATTAACCCCAAAATGGACCGACTGCTTGAGAAATGA
- the PRKCD gene encoding protein kinase C delta type isoform X2 produces MAPFLRIAFNSFELGPMPAQSEQYQPFCAVKVKESLTTERGKTLVQKKPTMYPDWKSSFDAHIFEGRVIQIVLMKAAEDPLSEATVGVSVLAERCKKGNGKSEFWLDLQPQAKVLMSVQFFLEDADCKQSVREDEGLVTINRRRGAIKQAKIHYIKNHEFIATFFGQPTFCSVCKEFVWGLNKQGYKCRQCNAAIHKKCIDKIIGRCTGTATNSRDTMFQRERFNIDMPHRFKVYNYKSPTFCDHCGSMLWGLVKQGLKCDECGMNSHHKCQNKVANLCGINQKLLAEALTQVSIKSNRKSDSGLDNIAIYQGVVPKTPAAAGMDATDNQYDRLWEGMSPQPNVRVSSLRNRINVNKFHFHKVLGKGSFGKVLLAELKGTNEYFAVKALKKDVVLIDDDVECTMVEKRVLALAWENPFLTHIYCSFQSKEHLFFVMEFLNGGDLMFHIQDKGRFDLFRSTFYGAEIICGLQFLHSKGIIYRDLKLDNVMLDKDGHIKIADFGMCKENVFGENKASTFCGTPDYIAPEILQGHKYTFSVDWWSFGVLLYEMLIGQSPFHGDDEDELFESIRVDTPHYPRWITKESKDILEKLFVREPTKRLGVIGNIKLHPFFKTINWTALEKKEVEPPFKPKVKSPSDHSNFDREFLGEKPRLSYSDKNLIDSMDQTAFHGFSFINPKMDRLLEK; encoded by the exons AAAGAGGAAAGACACTCGTCCAGAAGAAGCCGACGATGTATCCAGACTGGAAGTCTTCGTTCGATGCTCATATCTTCGAGGGTCGGGTAATTCAGATAGTGCTGATGAAAGCGGCTGAAGACCCCCTTTCTGAAGCCACAGTTGGGGTCTCTGTGCTTGCAGAGCGCTGCAAGAAAGGAAATGGCAAATCAGAGTTTTGG TTGGATCTGCAGCCCCAGGCCAAAGTGCTCATGTCTGTGCAGTTCTTCCTCGAGGACGCCG ATTGCAAACAGTCCGTGCGTGAAGATGAAGGTCTCGTAACTATCAACAGGAGGAGAGGAGCCATCAAACAGGCCAAAATACACTACATCAAGAACCATGAATTCATTGCCACATTTTTTGGCCAACCaaccttctgctctgtctgtaagGAGTTTGTGTG GGGCTTGAACAAACAAGGATACAAATGCAGGC AGTGTAATGCTGCCATCCATAAAAAATGCATTGACAAGATCATAGGCAGGTGTACGGGCACAGCCACCAACAGCCGGGACACCATG TTTCAAAGGGAAAGGTTTAACATCGACATGCCTCACCGGTTCAAAGTTTACAATTATAAGAGCCCTACTTTCTGCGATCACTGCGGCAGCATGCTGTGGGGATTGGTCAAGCAAGGGTTAAAATGTGATG AGTGCGGTATGAACTCTCATCACAAGTGTCAAAATAAAGTGGCTAATCTGTGTGGCATCAACCAGAAACTCCTAGCAGAAGCTTTGACCCAAGTCAGCATA AAATCCAACAGGAAATCCGATTCTGGCTTGGACAACATTGCCATATACCAGGGTGTAGTTCCAAAAACTCCAGCTGCTGCAGGAATGGATGCAACAG ACAACCAGTATGACAGACTCTGGGAGGGAATGAGTCCTCAGCCGAATGTCAGGGTCTCCAGCCTCAGAAACCGCATCAACGTGAATAAATTCCATTTCCACAAGGTTCTTGGGAAAGGCAGCTTTGGGAAG GTATTGTTAGCCGAGCTCAAAGGCACAAACGAGTACTTCGCAGTAAAGGCCCTGAAGAAGGACGTCGTTCTGATTGATGATGACGTGGAGTGTACCATGGTGGAGAAACGAGTGCTCGCTTTGGCCTGGGAAAATCCCTTTCTCACACACATTTACTGCAGCTTCCAGAGCAAG gAACATCTTTTCTTTGTCATGGAGTTTCTGAATGGAGGCGATCTGATGTTTCACATACAAGACAAGGGTCGATTTGATCTTTTCAGGTCTAC GTTCTATGGAGCCGAAATAATATGTGGATTACAGTTCCTTCACTCCAAGGGCATTATTTATAG GGATCTGAAGTtggacaatgtcatgctggacaaGGATGGTCACATCAAGATTGCAGACTTTGGAATGTGCAAGGAAAATGTGTTTGGGGAAAATAAAGCCAGCACGTTCTGTGGGACTCCAGATTATATTGCCCCAGAG ATACTCCAGGGCCATAAGTACACATTTTCTGTAGACTGGTGGTCTTTTGGAGTTCTGCTGTATGAGATGTTGATAGGACAATCCCCCTTCCACGGTGATGATGAGGATGAACTGTTTGAGTCAATTCGAGTGGACACTCCCCACTATCCACGCTGGATTACAAAAGAATCAAAAGACATCCTAGAGAAG CTGTTTGTGAGAGAGCCCACAAAAAGACTTGGTGTGATTGGGAACATCAAGCTGCACCCGTTCTTCAAGACCATCAACTGGACTGCTCTGGAGAAGAAAGAAGTGGAGCCTCCTTTTAAACCTAAAGTG AAATCTCCCAGTGACCACAGCAACTTTGACCGGGAATTCCTTGGCGAGAAGCCACGTCTGTCCTACAGCGATAAAAACCTCATTGATTCAATGGACCAAACAGCTTTCCATGGGTTCTCTTTCATTAACCCCAAAATGGACCGACTGCTTGAGAAATGA
- the PRKCD gene encoding protein kinase C delta type isoform X3 — translation MQDAMSAPWRDCKQSVREDEGLVTINRRRGAIKQAKIHYIKNHEFIATFFGQPTFCSVCKEFVWGLNKQGYKCRQCNAAIHKKCIDKIIGRCTGTATNSRDTMFQRERFNIDMPHRFKVYNYKSPTFCDHCGSMLWGLVKQGLKCDECGMNSHHKCQNKVANLCGINQKLLAEALTQVSIKSNRKSDSGLDNIAIYQGVVPKTPAAAGMDATADNQYDRLWEGMSPQPNVRVSSLRNRINVNKFHFHKVLGKGSFGKVLLAELKGTNEYFAVKALKKDVVLIDDDVECTMVEKRVLALAWENPFLTHIYCSFQSKEHLFFVMEFLNGGDLMFHIQDKGRFDLFRSTFYGAEIICGLQFLHSKGIIYRDLKLDNVMLDKDGHIKIADFGMCKENVFGENKASTFCGTPDYIAPEILQGHKYTFSVDWWSFGVLLYEMLIGQSPFHGDDEDELFESIRVDTPHYPRWITKESKDILEKLFVREPTKRLGVIGNIKLHPFFKTINWTALEKKEVEPPFKPKVKSPSDHSNFDREFLGEKPRLSYSDKNLIDSMDQTAFHGFSFINPKMDRLLEK, via the exons ATGCAGGATGCCATGTCGGCACCATGGAGGG ATTGCAAACAGTCCGTGCGTGAAGATGAAGGTCTCGTAACTATCAACAGGAGGAGAGGAGCCATCAAACAGGCCAAAATACACTACATCAAGAACCATGAATTCATTGCCACATTTTTTGGCCAACCaaccttctgctctgtctgtaagGAGTTTGTGTG GGGCTTGAACAAACAAGGATACAAATGCAGGC AGTGTAATGCTGCCATCCATAAAAAATGCATTGACAAGATCATAGGCAGGTGTACGGGCACAGCCACCAACAGCCGGGACACCATG TTTCAAAGGGAAAGGTTTAACATCGACATGCCTCACCGGTTCAAAGTTTACAATTATAAGAGCCCTACTTTCTGCGATCACTGCGGCAGCATGCTGTGGGGATTGGTCAAGCAAGGGTTAAAATGTGATG AGTGCGGTATGAACTCTCATCACAAGTGTCAAAATAAAGTGGCTAATCTGTGTGGCATCAACCAGAAACTCCTAGCAGAAGCTTTGACCCAAGTCAGCATA AAATCCAACAGGAAATCCGATTCTGGCTTGGACAACATTGCCATATACCAGGGTGTAGTTCCAAAAACTCCAGCTGCTGCAGGAATGGATGCAACAG CAGACAACCAGTATGACAGACTCTGGGAGGGAATGAGTCCTCAGCCGAATGTCAGGGTCTCCAGCCTCAGAAACCGCATCAACGTGAATAAATTCCATTTCCACAAGGTTCTTGGGAAAGGCAGCTTTGGGAAG GTATTGTTAGCCGAGCTCAAAGGCACAAACGAGTACTTCGCAGTAAAGGCCCTGAAGAAGGACGTCGTTCTGATTGATGATGACGTGGAGTGTACCATGGTGGAGAAACGAGTGCTCGCTTTGGCCTGGGAAAATCCCTTTCTCACACACATTTACTGCAGCTTCCAGAGCAAG gAACATCTTTTCTTTGTCATGGAGTTTCTGAATGGAGGCGATCTGATGTTTCACATACAAGACAAGGGTCGATTTGATCTTTTCAGGTCTAC GTTCTATGGAGCCGAAATAATATGTGGATTACAGTTCCTTCACTCCAAGGGCATTATTTATAG GGATCTGAAGTtggacaatgtcatgctggacaaGGATGGTCACATCAAGATTGCAGACTTTGGAATGTGCAAGGAAAATGTGTTTGGGGAAAATAAAGCCAGCACGTTCTGTGGGACTCCAGATTATATTGCCCCAGAG ATACTCCAGGGCCATAAGTACACATTTTCTGTAGACTGGTGGTCTTTTGGAGTTCTGCTGTATGAGATGTTGATAGGACAATCCCCCTTCCACGGTGATGATGAGGATGAACTGTTTGAGTCAATTCGAGTGGACACTCCCCACTATCCACGCTGGATTACAAAAGAATCAAAAGACATCCTAGAGAAG CTGTTTGTGAGAGAGCCCACAAAAAGACTTGGTGTGATTGGGAACATCAAGCTGCACCCGTTCTTCAAGACCATCAACTGGACTGCTCTGGAGAAGAAAGAAGTGGAGCCTCCTTTTAAACCTAAAGTG AAATCTCCCAGTGACCACAGCAACTTTGACCGGGAATTCCTTGGCGAGAAGCCACGTCTGTCCTACAGCGATAAAAACCTCATTGATTCAATGGACCAAACAGCTTTCCATGGGTTCTCTTTCATTAACCCCAAAATGGACCGACTGCTTGAGAAATGA